A portion of the Cygnus olor isolate bCygOlo1 chromosome 15, bCygOlo1.pri.v2, whole genome shotgun sequence genome contains these proteins:
- the IGSF6 gene encoding immunoglobulin superfamily member 6 isoform X1: MASFNNFQKMLMLAFNWILYSAGAADTCQVTVRQPRYQEAEYSTQTVSLPCAFSASGCSLSKPQVLWFRFFTNKHEDLCTPKCTNDQKFKVQISENSIALQINDLTVNDSAVYFCGIAFSDSSSSHSKRTGDGTVLTKRERHSTEEFNCMIIISTLLLLYCTTVCAILIVYKLKPKLLSKSGNEDQRTENCKITSGRKIFQAIAQELQKQRIIWKMTLFTRTDEYVLHFQFVGHF, translated from the exons ATGGCATCTTTCAACAACTTCCAGAAAATGCTAATGCTGGCATTCAACTGGATTCTGTACAGTGCTG GTGCAGCAGATACATGCCAAGTCACTGTAAGACAACCCAGATATCAGGAAGCTGAATATTCCACCCAAACAGTGTCCCTGCCGTGTGCTTTCTCTGCCTCTGGATGCTCCCTGTCCAAGCCTCAAGTTCTATGGTTTCGGTTTTTTACTAACAAGCATGAGGATTTGTGCACTCCTAAATGCACAAATGATCAGAAGTTCAAAGtacaaatatcagaaaatagCATTGCACTTCAGATCAATGATCTGACTGTAAATGAcagtgctgtttatttttgtggaatAGCATTTTCAGATTCAAGTTCATCCCATTCTAAGCGAACAGGAGATGGAACCGTTCTAACAAAAAGAG AGAGGCATAGCACTGAAGAATTTAACTGCATGATCATCATCTCAACCTTACTACTTCTATACTGCACTACTGTATGCGCAATCCTTATAGTCTACAAG TTAAAACCAAAGCTGCTAAGTAAAAGTGGAAATGAAGACCAGAGAACAGAGAACTGT AAAATCACCAGCGGACGAAAAATTTTTCAAGCAATTGCCCAAGAACTTCAAAAGCAGAG GATCATCTGGAAGATGACACTGTTTACCAGAACAGATGAGTATGTGCTGCATTTCCAATTCGTTGGGCATTTTTAG
- the IGSF6 gene encoding immunoglobulin superfamily member 6 isoform X2 has protein sequence MASFNNFQKMLMLAFNWILYSAGAADTCQVTVRQPRYQEAEYSTQTVSLPCAFSASGCSLSKPQVLWFRFFTNKHEDLCTPKCTNDQKFKVQISENSIALQINDLTVNDSAVYFCGIAFSDSSSSHSKRTGDGTVLTKRERHSTEEFNCMIIISTLLLLYCTTVCAILIVYKLKPKLLSKSGNEDQRTENCKITSGRKIFQAIAQELQKQRYAEHSRQPDHLEDDTVYQNR, from the exons ATGGCATCTTTCAACAACTTCCAGAAAATGCTAATGCTGGCATTCAACTGGATTCTGTACAGTGCTG GTGCAGCAGATACATGCCAAGTCACTGTAAGACAACCCAGATATCAGGAAGCTGAATATTCCACCCAAACAGTGTCCCTGCCGTGTGCTTTCTCTGCCTCTGGATGCTCCCTGTCCAAGCCTCAAGTTCTATGGTTTCGGTTTTTTACTAACAAGCATGAGGATTTGTGCACTCCTAAATGCACAAATGATCAGAAGTTCAAAGtacaaatatcagaaaatagCATTGCACTTCAGATCAATGATCTGACTGTAAATGAcagtgctgtttatttttgtggaatAGCATTTTCAGATTCAAGTTCATCCCATTCTAAGCGAACAGGAGATGGAACCGTTCTAACAAAAAGAG AGAGGCATAGCACTGAAGAATTTAACTGCATGATCATCATCTCAACCTTACTACTTCTATACTGCACTACTGTATGCGCAATCCTTATAGTCTACAAG TTAAAACCAAAGCTGCTAAGTAAAAGTGGAAATGAAGACCAGAGAACAGAGAACTGT AAAATCACCAGCGGACGAAAAATTTTTCAAGCAATTGCCCAAGAACTTCAAAAGCAGAGGTACGCTGAGCACTCCCGACAGCCT GATCATCTGGAAGATGACACTGTTTACCAGAACAGATGA